A part of Geothrix oryzae genomic DNA contains:
- a CDS encoding energy transducer TonB, with protein MSKDPQKPVPAKSAAPVETLEDAVYKSSLAAGNDAIRRGNPLVTIPTTVAMYALFGFVAFQLAKHTETGKKVIKTVGIDLAEQADAAAPPPPPPPPPPPPPPPPPMAVSSAKVDSTPIDPRQEVVPEQAPKELPKQDHSLGGVPGGVPGGVPGGVIGGVVGGVVGGVVGGTGKVVDFDFSQIKVKYQPPAPPYPPLAKIAKIQGTVVVEIVVGPDGIPTSAAAKEGPPQLRPTAEAYAMQWKFEPALLNGTPQYARFKLTMPFRLK; from the coding sequence ATGAGCAAAGATCCCCAGAAACCTGTTCCCGCCAAGTCGGCTGCTCCTGTGGAGACGCTGGAGGATGCTGTCTACAAATCCTCCCTCGCCGCCGGGAACGATGCCATCCGGCGGGGCAATCCCCTGGTCACCATTCCCACGACGGTGGCCATGTACGCCCTGTTCGGCTTCGTGGCTTTCCAGCTGGCCAAGCACACGGAGACCGGCAAGAAGGTGATCAAGACCGTGGGCATCGACCTCGCCGAGCAGGCCGATGCTGCGGCTCCCCCGCCTCCGCCTCCGCCGCCTCCGCCGCCGCCTCCGCCGCCGCCTCCGATGGCCGTGTCATCCGCCAAGGTGGATTCGACGCCCATCGACCCGCGCCAGGAAGTGGTGCCTGAGCAGGCGCCGAAGGAACTCCCCAAGCAGGATCACTCCCTTGGCGGCGTCCCCGGCGGCGTCCCCGGCGGTGTTCCCGGCGGCGTCATCGGCGGTGTGGTCGGTGGCGTGGTCGGTGGCGTGGTCGGCGGCACCGGCAAGGTGGTGGACTTCGACTTCAGCCAGATCAAGGTGAAGTACCAGCCCCCCGCCCCGCCCTATCCGCCCCTCGCCAAGATCGCCAAGATCCAGGGCACGGTGGTCGTGGAGATCGTGGTGGGTCCCGATGGGATCCCGACTTCGGCCGCTGCGAAGGAAGGTCCTCCCCAGCTCCGTCCCACTGCCGAGGCCTATGCCATGCAGTGGAAGTTCGAACCGGCCCTCCTGAACGGCACCCCTCAGTACGCCCGCTTCAAGCTGACGATGCCTTTCCGGCTGAAGTAG
- a CDS encoding MotA/TolQ/ExbB proton channel family protein: MNLLFAPLMLAEGGADAFSAAEIWRAASIANKFIITVLFILMAYQIYVAIERFVTYAQSKQASDKFLKLFMDTLRRGDFEAAKRAATTHNKSHIALVLKHGLDIFQYEKQLKTMNPNHDAIQPVERAIQRGTAEVVELLKKGMSGLGTIGALAPFIGLLGTVIGIIKVFSDLKTKGAGDINALAGSIGEALATTALGLFVAIPAVWIYNLLTTKQDVVVTNINNAASQMIDEFIRRESQS; encoded by the coding sequence ATGAACCTGCTTTTCGCTCCCCTGATGCTCGCCGAAGGCGGCGCCGACGCCTTCTCCGCCGCTGAAATCTGGCGCGCAGCTTCCATCGCCAACAAGTTCATCATCACCGTCCTCTTCATCCTGATGGCGTACCAGATCTATGTCGCCATCGAGCGCTTCGTGACCTACGCGCAGAGCAAGCAGGCCTCCGACAAGTTCCTCAAGCTCTTCATGGACACCCTCCGCCGCGGTGACTTCGAGGCCGCCAAGCGCGCCGCGACCACCCACAACAAGAGCCACATCGCCCTCGTGCTCAAGCACGGGCTGGACATCTTCCAGTACGAGAAGCAGCTCAAGACCATGAACCCCAACCACGACGCCATCCAGCCCGTGGAGCGCGCCATCCAGCGCGGCACCGCCGAAGTCGTCGAACTCCTCAAGAAGGGCATGAGCGGCCTGGGCACCATCGGCGCGCTGGCCCCCTTCATCGGCCTGCTCGGCACCGTGATCGGCATCATCAAGGTCTTCTCCGACCTGAAGACCAAGGGCGCCGGCGACATCAACGCCCTGGCCGGCTCCATCGGTGAGGCCCTGGCCACCACCGCGCTCGGCCTGTTCGTCGCCATCCCGGCCGTGTGGATCTACAACCTGCTGACCACCAAGCAGGATGTGGTCGTCACCAACATCAACAACGCGGCCTCCCAGATGATCGACGAGTTCATCCGCCGCGAGAGCCAGAGCTAG
- a CDS encoding ExbD/TolR family protein yields the protein MDAGGSKGGMKSDINVTPLVDIVLVLLIIFIVITPAVNDSVKLPLSKHSPKVEKDQGAKYLTLMLASKRNAKYEVIGPGAVTIDDREAKDERFFINNEAERQKLEDYINRNVSQLNDKRVFVKADADLPFKYINDLFQSCRKGGADEASIVTSEVKDTDKKPEGGK from the coding sequence ATGGATGCAGGTGGTTCCAAGGGTGGGATGAAGTCCGACATCAACGTCACGCCCCTCGTGGACATCGTGCTCGTGCTGTTGATCATCTTCATCGTGATCACGCCCGCCGTGAACGACAGCGTGAAGCTGCCGCTCTCCAAGCACAGCCCGAAGGTGGAGAAGGACCAGGGTGCCAAGTACCTCACCCTGATGCTGGCCTCCAAGCGCAACGCCAAATATGAAGTGATCGGCCCCGGTGCCGTGACCATCGACGACCGGGAAGCCAAGGACGAGCGGTTCTTCATCAACAACGAGGCCGAACGCCAGAAGCTCGAAGACTACATCAATCGCAATGTCTCCCAGCTGAACGACAAGCGCGTGTTCGTCAAGGCCGATGCCGACCTTCCCTTCAAGTACATCAATGACCTGTTCCAGTCCTGCCGGAAGGGTGGCGCCGACGAGGCCTCCATCGTGACCAGCGAAGTCAAGGACACGGACAAGAAGCCGGAAGGGGGCAAGTAA
- a CDS encoding ExbD/TolR family protein, with the protein MDAGGAKGKAKTDINVTPLIDIVLVLLIVFIVMVPGLSRAMKVVVPQVQVTSAPPKPDPNNILIQVDQDGSLMLQSEKIDAEGIKSKLPDAVMLQPLNYRKVFLKVDEDVKYQVMVDVLDAIRVASDSAKKKSLEQLDKFQGQDGGDVKVAVSLKRRAAAATAPVS; encoded by the coding sequence ATGGACGCCGGTGGTGCCAAGGGCAAAGCCAAAACCGATATCAATGTCACCCCCCTGATCGACATCGTGCTGGTGCTCCTGATCGTGTTCATCGTGATGGTGCCCGGCCTCAGCAGGGCCATGAAGGTGGTGGTTCCCCAGGTCCAGGTGACCTCGGCCCCGCCCAAGCCCGATCCGAACAACATCCTGATCCAGGTGGACCAGGACGGATCGCTCATGCTCCAGTCCGAGAAGATCGACGCCGAGGGCATCAAGAGCAAGCTCCCCGACGCGGTCATGCTCCAGCCCCTCAACTACCGGAAGGTCTTCCTGAAGGTGGACGAGGATGTGAAGTACCAGGTCATGGTGGATGTGCTCGATGCCATCCGCGTGGCTTCGGACTCGGCCAAGAAGAAGTCTCTGGAACAGCTCGACAAGTTCCAGGGCCAGGACGGCGGCGATGTGAAAGTGGCCGTCTCCCTGAAGCGCCGGGCCGCCGCTGCGACCGCACCGGTCAGCTAG
- a CDS encoding DMT family transporter, whose product MPAATAALSRRRLVARAELAGSAVCFGLMAILARKLTLPGAGFTAGHLAVLRFVVGALASLAAFRLLPGLYRPSNYRLLVTRGLSGGAVVVLYFYALAHMPAGEAGILYNVFPVIAVVMSLFLFQERPTIHLWLAVLAASLGVVLVLGQGHAGLSLGRGGVAALAAAVFAATSANAIRAARHTENAATIFFYFCLAGLPVVLPFALDPWPRLGGAFGIWGLAVLMSLLAYGGQLLMSEAYGTLSVSEAAVWLQLLPIVQFLLAVPLLGERATAFGLAGVLITVAGVTYGTLFGHRRRA is encoded by the coding sequence ATGCCCGCCGCCACCGCCGCCCTGTCCCGCCGCCGCCTGGTGGCCCGGGCGGAATTGGCGGGTTCCGCCGTCTGCTTCGGGTTGATGGCCATTCTCGCGCGGAAGCTCACGCTGCCCGGCGCGGGGTTCACGGCCGGGCATCTGGCGGTGCTGCGCTTCGTGGTCGGGGCCCTGGCGAGCCTCGCGGCCTTCCGGCTGCTGCCGGGCCTCTACCGGCCCAGCAACTACCGGCTGCTGGTGACCCGGGGCCTGTCCGGCGGCGCCGTGGTGGTGCTCTACTTCTACGCCCTGGCCCACATGCCCGCCGGCGAGGCGGGCATTCTCTACAATGTGTTCCCGGTGATCGCGGTGGTGATGTCCCTGTTCCTCTTCCAGGAGCGCCCCACGATCCACCTCTGGCTGGCGGTGCTGGCGGCCTCCCTGGGCGTGGTGCTGGTGCTGGGGCAGGGCCATGCGGGACTGAGCCTGGGCCGGGGCGGGGTGGCGGCGCTGGCGGCGGCGGTCTTCGCGGCCACCAGCGCCAACGCCATCCGGGCGGCCCGGCACACGGAAAACGCGGCCACCATCTTTTTCTATTTCTGCCTGGCGGGCCTGCCCGTGGTGCTGCCCTTCGCCCTGGACCCCTGGCCCCGTCTGGGGGGAGCCTTCGGCATCTGGGGTCTGGCGGTCCTGATGAGTCTCCTGGCCTACGGGGGGCAGCTCCTGATGTCGGAGGCCTACGGCACCTTGTCCGTGTCGGAGGCGGCGGTCTGGCTCCAGCTGCTGCCCATCGTCCAGTTCCTGCTGGCCGTGCCGCTGCTCGGCGAACGCGCCACGGCCTTCGGCTTGGCCGGGGTGCTCATCACCGTTGCCGGCGTGACCTACGGCACCCTCTTCGGTCACCGGCGCCGGGCATGA
- a CDS encoding DUF512 domain-containing protein gives MAQKGVQIITVEPGSLAEEAGIRPGDTLLEIHGEAVLDQLNYQFLITREDEAALLVQRPDGSSFEAFVENGGEGIGVDLAQDEVKVCKQNCVFCFVHQMPKGFRKSLYLKDEDVRLSFLYGHFTTLSSSDDAELDRIVRERLSPIHVSVHATDPAARVRVVGNPREGDILRKIDRLLEGGIDVHTQAVVAPGLNDGAIWQQTVDDLWARHRAGRGSVLSLSCVPVGLTTHREHLPSVQDVDAAFARDWVARWTPEVRKYAKASDGEPWLLLADEWFTRAGIEVPGRAFYSKSWAQLENGVGLVRRFLEHSRRFIKSPRAKGFAGRRVLLLTGSSFAPTLSRVAAELNRAVGSHLRVVPAQNFSFGDSVTVAGLLCGEDLKYAAHADREAKGGPGWVDAVVVPSASLRTHTGPTDQYTLRGAVVREEGTFLDDLTLPQLAAELGVPAVPSGANLSHLLDHLEAADRGAFRGGALQSAFHAAGLNLPQGAYNP, from the coding sequence TTGGCACAGAAGGGCGTACAGATCATCACCGTGGAACCCGGCAGCCTGGCCGAGGAGGCCGGGATCCGTCCGGGAGACACCCTGCTGGAGATCCACGGCGAGGCGGTGCTGGACCAGCTGAACTACCAGTTCCTCATCACCCGGGAGGACGAGGCGGCGCTGCTCGTCCAGCGGCCGGACGGGAGCTCGTTCGAGGCCTTCGTGGAGAACGGCGGCGAGGGCATCGGGGTGGACCTGGCCCAGGACGAGGTCAAGGTCTGCAAGCAGAACTGCGTCTTCTGCTTCGTGCACCAGATGCCCAAGGGTTTCCGCAAGTCGCTCTACCTGAAGGACGAGGATGTCCGCCTGTCCTTCCTCTACGGCCACTTCACCACCCTGTCGAGCAGCGACGATGCCGAGCTGGACCGCATCGTGCGCGAGCGCCTGAGCCCCATCCATGTGTCGGTCCACGCCACGGACCCCGCGGCCCGGGTGAGGGTGGTGGGCAACCCCCGGGAGGGCGACATCCTCCGCAAGATCGACCGGCTGCTGGAGGGCGGCATCGATGTCCACACCCAGGCTGTGGTGGCGCCGGGACTCAACGATGGAGCCATCTGGCAGCAGACCGTGGATGACCTCTGGGCCCGTCATCGTGCGGGGCGGGGCAGCGTGCTGAGCCTGTCCTGCGTGCCCGTGGGCCTCACGACTCACCGGGAGCACCTGCCTTCGGTGCAGGATGTGGACGCGGCCTTCGCCCGGGACTGGGTGGCCCGCTGGACGCCGGAGGTCCGGAAATACGCCAAGGCCAGCGACGGCGAGCCCTGGCTGCTGCTGGCGGACGAATGGTTCACCCGGGCGGGCATCGAGGTGCCGGGCCGGGCCTTCTACTCGAAATCCTGGGCCCAGCTGGAAAACGGGGTGGGCCTGGTGCGCCGCTTCCTGGAACACAGCCGCCGCTTCATCAAGAGCCCCCGGGCGAAGGGGTTCGCCGGCCGCCGGGTGCTGCTGCTGACGGGGTCGAGCTTCGCGCCCACGCTCTCCCGCGTGGCCGCCGAACTGAACCGGGCCGTGGGCAGCCATCTGCGCGTGGTGCCCGCCCAGAACTTCAGCTTCGGCGACAGCGTCACCGTGGCGGGCCTGCTCTGCGGCGAGGACCTGAAGTACGCAGCCCACGCCGACCGCGAGGCCAAGGGGGGTCCCGGCTGGGTGGATGCCGTGGTGGTGCCTTCCGCCAGCCTGAGGACCCACACGGGCCCCACCGACCAGTACACCCTGCGGGGCGCCGTGGTGCGGGAGGAGGGCACCTTCCTGGACGACCTGACCCTGCCCCAGCTGGCGGCGGAGCTCGGGGTGCCCGCGGTGCCCAGCGGCGCCAACCTGTCCCACCTGCTGGACCACCTGGAGGCCGCGGACCGCGGGGCCTTCCGGGGAGGGGCCCTCCAGTCGGCCTTCCACGCCGCGGGCCTGAACCTTCCGCAAGGGGCGTACAACCCCTGA
- a CDS encoding elongation factor G, producing MSGNSQSTPRVAAIVGPYLSGKTSLMESLLFAAGALPRKGSVKEGNTVGDASMEAKARQMSVEASLASCEFQGEAWTLIDCPGSVEFRQETVHALMAADIAVVVCDPDPARALMAAPALKFLDDHQIPHVVFINKMEAPGSASKLKDALNALQIISERPLVLVEVPIREGDQVTGYVDLISEHAYRYEADKDADLLQMPESVLPEEREARQQMLEKLADFDDHLMEELLSDMVPTLEEVAEDMAKDVRDDLLVPVFFGSADKDTGVRRLFQALCEEAPRVDATARRLGLPEGKDALVQVFKTVHAQHVGKLSISRVWRGEVVDGTSLAGNRVSGINRLFGAQQIKQQKASAGEVVALGRMDEVKTSEALTPSAKVELAWPEPLQPMLALSLHTTKSGDDVKLSLALQKLCEEDASLQVEQNAETQERILWGQGEVHLKCALDRLKSRFGLDVQQHPPLVPYRETFTKAAKVHGRHKHQTGGHGQFGDVWLEIKPLPRGTGFQFEERIVGGVVPKNFFGAVEHGVVEWMKRGPLGFPVVDIHVALVDGSYHTVDSSDMAFKTAARIGMTEAAPVCHPVLLEPISEVHISVPSEFTPKAQRLVTGRRGGQVLGFDAKPGWNGWDVVSAYIPQAEMSDVIVELRSLTMGVGSFTWAFHHLQELVGRDADKVVEARKQAKATA from the coding sequence GTGAGCGGAAATTCTCAGTCAACTCCACGCGTAGCGGCCATCGTGGGTCCCTACCTCTCTGGAAAGACCTCCTTGATGGAGAGCCTTCTCTTCGCGGCGGGCGCGCTGCCGCGCAAGGGCTCCGTCAAGGAGGGGAATACCGTGGGCGACGCCTCCATGGAGGCCAAGGCGCGCCAGATGAGCGTGGAAGCCAGCCTGGCCTCATGCGAGTTCCAGGGTGAGGCCTGGACCCTCATCGACTGCCCCGGCTCCGTGGAGTTCCGGCAGGAGACGGTCCACGCGCTCATGGCCGCCGACATCGCCGTGGTGGTCTGCGATCCCGATCCGGCCCGGGCCCTCATGGCCGCGCCCGCCCTGAAGTTCCTCGACGATCACCAGATTCCCCATGTGGTCTTCATCAACAAGATGGAGGCCCCCGGCAGCGCCTCGAAGCTCAAGGACGCCCTCAACGCCCTGCAGATCATTTCGGAGCGGCCGCTGGTCCTGGTGGAGGTCCCCATCCGCGAGGGCGACCAGGTCACGGGCTATGTCGATCTCATCAGCGAGCACGCCTACCGGTACGAGGCCGACAAGGATGCGGACCTCCTGCAGATGCCCGAGTCCGTGCTGCCCGAGGAGCGGGAGGCCCGCCAGCAGATGCTGGAGAAGCTGGCCGACTTCGACGACCACCTCATGGAGGAGCTGCTCAGCGACATGGTGCCGACGCTGGAGGAGGTGGCGGAGGACATGGCCAAGGATGTGCGCGACGACCTGCTGGTGCCCGTCTTCTTCGGCTCCGCCGACAAGGACACCGGTGTCCGACGGCTCTTCCAGGCCCTCTGCGAAGAGGCCCCGCGGGTGGACGCCACGGCCAGGCGCCTGGGGCTCCCCGAGGGCAAGGACGCCCTGGTGCAGGTGTTCAAGACCGTCCATGCCCAGCATGTGGGCAAGCTCAGCATCTCCCGCGTGTGGCGGGGCGAGGTGGTCGATGGCACCTCCCTGGCCGGCAACCGCGTGAGCGGCATCAACCGCCTGTTCGGCGCCCAGCAGATCAAGCAGCAGAAGGCCTCGGCGGGTGAGGTGGTGGCCCTGGGCCGCATGGACGAAGTGAAGACCAGCGAGGCCCTCACGCCTTCCGCCAAGGTCGAGCTGGCCTGGCCGGAGCCCCTCCAGCCCATGCTGGCCCTCAGCCTGCACACCACCAAGAGCGGCGACGATGTGAAGCTCTCCCTCGCGCTGCAGAAGCTTTGCGAGGAGGACGCCTCCCTGCAGGTGGAGCAGAACGCCGAGACCCAGGAACGCATCCTCTGGGGTCAGGGCGAGGTGCACCTCAAGTGCGCCCTGGACCGCCTGAAGAGCCGCTTCGGCCTCGATGTCCAGCAGCATCCCCCCCTGGTCCCCTACCGGGAGACCTTCACGAAGGCCGCCAAGGTCCACGGCCGCCACAAGCACCAGACGGGCGGCCATGGCCAGTTCGGCGATGTGTGGCTGGAGATCAAGCCCCTGCCGCGCGGCACCGGCTTCCAGTTCGAGGAGCGCATCGTGGGCGGTGTGGTGCCCAAGAACTTCTTCGGCGCCGTCGAGCACGGCGTGGTGGAGTGGATGAAGCGGGGCCCCTTGGGCTTCCCGGTCGTGGACATCCATGTGGCCCTGGTGGACGGCAGCTACCACACCGTGGACAGCTCCGACATGGCCTTCAAGACGGCCGCCCGCATCGGCATGACCGAGGCCGCCCCCGTCTGCCATCCCGTGCTGTTGGAGCCCATCTCCGAGGTCCACATCAGCGTCCCCAGCGAGTTCACGCCCAAGGCCCAGCGCCTGGTGACGGGAAGGCGCGGAGGCCAGGTCCTCGGCTTCGACGCCAAGCCTGGCTGGAACGGTTGGGATGTGGTCTCCGCCTACATCCCCCAGGCCGAGATGAGCGATGTCATCGTGGAACTCCGCAGCCTCACCATGGGTGTCGGCTCCTTCACCTGGGCCTTCCACCACCTGCAGGAACTGGTCGGCCGGGATGCCGACAAGGTGGTCGAGGCGCGGAAACAGGCGAAGGCGACCGCCTGA
- a CDS encoding 3-hydroxyacyl-CoA dehydrogenase/enoyl-CoA hydratase family protein, whose product MNIKKIGVLGSGVMGSGIAAHVASAGCQVELLDIVIDEAAPDKLAEGALAALAKSKPALAMHASFLKKIRPGNLRDHLDRLADCDWVVEVVKEDLAIKRELYGRLEPQLKAGAWVTSNTSGIPLKLLVEGRTDAFRKHFVITHFFNPVRYLRLLEFVKGPEVDEAEALAFRTWLEEALGKEVVPAFDSPTFIGNRIGIHGIMATLHMALAEKIPFEVLDSVLGDAAARAKSAAFRTADLAGVDILAATAKNVYDLCPNDEVRDTFKFPEFLQYMLDNKLLGNKTKQGFFKKGPKDAKGKKTFLALDPATREYIPQVKRDWPILKELKGLDDPAEKVKTLLTSDTEAGRLAWRCIAPNLTYAVNRLGEVTDGPLNVDRAIKNGFAFELGPFETWDTLGVERVAARMRFEEQPIAPLVEQMLAKGITSFYRWEHGVPVAQLNPKTLAYDPILEDRRVIILKREEGRGKVIAENGSCQLYDLGDDVACLSFRSKMNALDDGIIGLMEDTVQKHVPGRFKGLVLGNQGQHFSAGANLVMVLNAAKDKQFDLIEEVARRLQYAGRMLTYAPFPTVSAPFNLALGGGCEMTMACQRTVGHAELYIGLVEVGVGVIPAGGGCLQMLLRMEEAMAAKGELGPMPKVKAAFQAIGTANVNTSFDEAQRNGYLRRTDRRVMNKAFLLHEAKQEVLKMAADFQPVKERTLRLPGRGGSEALKMAVRDFQLQGLASEHDAVIMGELANILCGGDVSLVQEITEERILELERQAFTRLCGYEKTQARMDAILKTGKPLRN is encoded by the coding sequence ATGAACATCAAGAAGATCGGAGTCCTCGGATCGGGCGTGATGGGCTCGGGCATCGCGGCGCATGTGGCGTCGGCGGGCTGCCAGGTGGAGTTGCTGGACATCGTCATCGACGAGGCGGCGCCGGACAAGTTGGCGGAGGGCGCCCTGGCGGCGCTGGCGAAGTCCAAGCCGGCGCTGGCCATGCACGCCTCCTTCCTGAAGAAGATCCGGCCCGGCAACCTGCGCGACCACCTCGACCGTCTGGCGGACTGCGACTGGGTGGTGGAAGTGGTGAAGGAGGATCTGGCCATCAAGCGCGAGCTGTACGGCCGCCTGGAGCCCCAGCTGAAGGCGGGCGCCTGGGTCACCTCGAACACCTCGGGCATTCCGCTGAAGCTGCTGGTGGAGGGGCGGACCGACGCCTTCCGGAAGCACTTCGTCATCACCCACTTCTTCAACCCCGTGCGCTACCTGCGGCTGCTGGAGTTCGTGAAGGGCCCCGAAGTGGACGAGGCGGAGGCCCTGGCCTTCCGCACCTGGCTGGAGGAGGCCCTCGGCAAAGAGGTGGTACCGGCCTTTGACAGCCCCACCTTCATCGGCAACCGCATCGGCATCCACGGCATCATGGCCACCCTGCACATGGCGCTGGCCGAGAAGATCCCCTTCGAGGTGCTGGATTCGGTGCTGGGCGATGCGGCGGCCCGGGCCAAGAGCGCGGCCTTCCGGACCGCGGATCTCGCGGGCGTGGACATCCTCGCGGCCACGGCCAAGAATGTCTACGACCTCTGCCCGAACGACGAGGTGCGCGACACCTTCAAATTCCCGGAGTTCCTCCAGTACATGCTGGACAACAAGCTCCTGGGCAACAAGACGAAGCAGGGCTTCTTCAAGAAGGGCCCCAAGGACGCCAAGGGCAAGAAGACCTTCCTGGCCCTGGATCCCGCCACCCGCGAGTACATCCCGCAGGTGAAGCGGGACTGGCCCATCCTGAAGGAGCTGAAGGGTCTCGATGATCCGGCGGAGAAGGTGAAGACGCTGCTCACCAGCGACACCGAAGCCGGCCGCCTGGCCTGGCGCTGCATCGCGCCGAACCTTACCTACGCCGTGAACCGGCTGGGCGAGGTGACGGATGGCCCCCTCAATGTGGATCGCGCCATCAAGAACGGCTTCGCCTTCGAGCTGGGGCCCTTCGAGACCTGGGACACCCTGGGCGTCGAGCGGGTCGCGGCCCGCATGCGGTTCGAGGAGCAGCCCATCGCGCCGCTCGTCGAGCAGATGCTGGCCAAGGGCATCACCAGCTTCTACCGCTGGGAGCACGGCGTCCCCGTGGCCCAGCTCAATCCGAAGACCCTGGCCTACGATCCCATCCTCGAAGACCGGCGCGTGATCATCCTCAAGCGCGAGGAGGGCCGGGGCAAGGTGATCGCGGAGAACGGCAGCTGCCAGCTCTACGATCTGGGCGACGATGTGGCCTGCCTCAGCTTCCGCAGCAAGATGAACGCCCTGGATGACGGCATCATCGGCCTGATGGAGGACACCGTCCAGAAGCATGTGCCCGGTCGCTTCAAGGGACTGGTGCTGGGCAACCAGGGCCAGCACTTCAGCGCCGGCGCCAACCTGGTGATGGTGCTGAACGCGGCCAAGGACAAGCAGTTCGACCTGATCGAGGAAGTGGCCCGGCGCCTGCAGTACGCCGGCCGCATGCTCACCTACGCCCCGTTCCCCACGGTGTCGGCGCCCTTCAACCTGGCCCTCGGCGGCGGCTGCGAGATGACCATGGCCTGCCAGCGGACGGTGGGCCACGCCGAGCTCTACATCGGTCTGGTGGAAGTGGGCGTGGGCGTCATCCCGGCGGGCGGCGGCTGCCTCCAGATGCTGCTCCGCATGGAAGAGGCCATGGCCGCCAAGGGCGAGCTGGGCCCCATGCCCAAGGTGAAGGCGGCCTTCCAGGCCATCGGCACGGCGAATGTGAACACCAGCTTCGACGAGGCCCAGCGCAACGGCTACCTGCGCCGCACGGACCGCCGCGTGATGAACAAGGCCTTCCTGCTGCACGAAGCCAAGCAGGAGGTCCTGAAGATGGCCGCGGACTTCCAGCCGGTGAAGGAGCGCACCCTGCGCCTGCCGGGTCGGGGGGGCAGCGAAGCCCTCAAGATGGCCGTGCGCGACTTCCAGCTGCAGGGCCTCGCCAGCGAGCACGACGCCGTCATCATGGGCGAGCTGGCCAACATCCTGTGCGGCGGGGATGTGAGCCTCGTGCAGGAGATCACCGAGGAGCGCATCCTCGAACTCGAACGGCAGGCCTTCACCCGTCTGTGCGGCTACGAGAAGACCCAGGCCCGCATGGACGCCATCCTGAAGACCGGCAAGCCGCTGAGAAACTAG
- a CDS encoding thiolase family protein: MRSAVIVEAKRTPVGRGIKGSYAATRPEQLGAVVIEAIKPLLKDWSGLEDVLVGCAMPEGEQGMNMARLVSFRAGLPITAGAATINRFCGSSQETMLMAARAIMANQGDLFLAGGVESMSKVPMMGFNPSVDPFIAETYPEAYCSMGITAENLAKEYKISRKEQDEFAYQSHQKAAAAWKAGKFENEVVRFEAKGLDGKPVTLKQDECVRADTSLEKLGELKPAFLADGCVTAGNSSPITDGAAFLLVMEEGLAKSLGLKARARILGGAVAGVEPDRMGIGPVPAVRKALDRFGLKLDQIDAMELNEAFAAQSLAVIREGGYDLAKVNAWGGAIAIGHPLGASGARILTTLLNRLETDGGRYGIATMCIGGGQGIASIIEKL; the protein is encoded by the coding sequence ATGCGATCCGCAGTCATCGTCGAAGCCAAGCGCACTCCCGTCGGCCGGGGCATCAAGGGCTCCTACGCCGCCACCCGTCCCGAACAGCTGGGCGCGGTCGTGATCGAGGCCATCAAGCCCCTCCTGAAGGACTGGTCGGGGCTGGAGGATGTGCTGGTGGGCTGCGCCATGCCCGAAGGGGAACAGGGCATGAACATGGCCCGCCTCGTCAGCTTCCGCGCGGGCCTGCCCATCACCGCGGGCGCCGCCACCATCAACCGCTTCTGCGGCAGCAGCCAGGAAACCATGCTCATGGCCGCCCGGGCCATCATGGCCAACCAGGGCGACCTCTTCCTCGCCGGGGGCGTGGAGAGCATGTCCAAGGTGCCCATGATGGGGTTCAACCCCAGCGTGGATCCCTTCATCGCCGAGACCTACCCCGAGGCCTACTGCTCCATGGGCATCACGGCTGAGAACCTGGCCAAGGAATACAAGATCAGCCGCAAGGAGCAGGACGAGTTCGCCTACCAGAGTCACCAGAAGGCCGCCGCCGCCTGGAAGGCCGGGAAGTTCGAGAACGAGGTGGTCCGCTTCGAGGCCAAGGGGCTGGACGGCAAGCCCGTCACCCTCAAGCAGGACGAGTGCGTCCGCGCCGACACCAGCCTGGAGAAGCTGGGCGAGCTGAAGCCCGCCTTCCTGGCCGACGGGTGCGTCACCGCCGGCAACAGCTCGCCCATCACCGATGGCGCCGCCTTCCTGCTGGTCATGGAAGAGGGCCTCGCGAAGTCCCTCGGCCTGAAGGCCCGCGCCCGCATCCTCGGCGGGGCCGTGGCCGGCGTGGAGCCGGACCGCATGGGCATCGGCCCGGTGCCCGCCGTGCGGAAGGCGCTGGACCGCTTCGGCCTGAAGCTCGACCAGATCGACGCCATGGAGCTGAACGAGGCATTCGCCGCGCAGAGCCTGGCCGTGATCCGCGAGGGCGGCTACGACCTGGCGAAGGTGAACGCCTGGGGTGGCGCCATCGCCATCGGCCACCCCCTCGGCGCCAGCGGCGCCCGCATCCTGACGACCCTGCTCAACCGCCTCGAGACCGACGGCGGCAGGTACGGCATCGCCACCATGTGCATCGGCGGCGGCCAGGGCATCGCGTCCATCATCGAGAAGCTCTGA